Proteins from a single region of Manis javanica isolate MJ-LG chromosome 5, MJ_LKY, whole genome shotgun sequence:
- the SLC2A4RG gene encoding SLC2A4 regulator isoform X6, with the protein MEAPRPPAPGLGCGRLPLRAAGRDPAAAPVSVPGPLQGPAGGGGGGFAGSEFARPQEPEPRAADLGAPGLWAGPPTRSVHIPVPAQRAPPGKSRLDEVMAAVALTSLSNSRLLLGAPTAACSPEPGLEPWKEGFVRPPGSWGWDLAAEQSSPSAPSPPLPPEAAHFLLGEPARRKRKSSVQALFQCLWKQCGKVLSTASGMQRHVRLVHLGRRQAEPEQSDGEEDFYYTELDAGVETLTEGLSSLTPVSPVACGPPAFPHLGLPEAPALPPTPVVGSAVPTKDCLGPAHPEPQLSTFRACSPALPSKLGASPSTPCAPCAPRKPQGDARKCRKVYGTDRRDLWCTACRWKKACRRLPD; encoded by the exons ATGGAGGCCCCGCGCCCCCCAGCGCCCGGCCTGGGGTGCGGGCGCCTCCCGCTCCGCGCCGCTGGCCGGGACCCCGCGGCCGCGCCGGTATCAGTGCCCGGGCCGCTGCAG GGCCCTGCCGGGGGCGGAGGCGGAGGTTTTGCGGGCTCGGAGTTCGCGCGGCCGCAGGAGCCGGAGCCGCGGGCCGCGGACCTAGGGGCCCCGGGGCTGTGGGCTGGGCCCCCGACGCGGTCCGTGCACATCCCGGTGCCGGCGCAGAG AGCTCCCCCTGGGAAGTCTCGGCTGGATGAGGTCATGGCCGCTGTGGCCCTCACAAGCCTGTCCAACAGCCGCCTCCTGCTGGGGGCCCCCACTGCAGCCTGCAGCCCGG AGCCTGGCCTGGAGCCCTGGAAGGAAGGCTTTGTGCGGCCCCCGGGCAGCTGGGGCTGGGACCTGGCCGCTGAGCAGTCCTCTCCATCCGCCCCATCGCCCCCACTGCCCCCTGAGGCAGCCCATTTCCTGTTGGGAGAGCCTGCCCGGAGGAAGCGAAAG AGCTCGGTGCAGGCCCTGTTCCAGTGTCTGTGGAAGCAGTGCGGGAAGGTGCTGAGCACAGCCTCCGGGATGCAGAGACACGTCCGCCTGGTGCACCTGGG caggAGGCAGGCGGAGCCAGAACAGAGTGACGGTGAGGAGGACTTCTACTACACGGAGCTGGACGCTGGCGTGGAGACACTGACCGAGGGGCTCTCCAGCCTGACCCCAGTGTCCCCTGTGGCCTGTGGGCCACCTGCTTTCCCCCACCTGGGACTGCCTGAGGCCCCcgccctgcccccaacccccgtTGTGGGCTCTGCAGTCCCCACCAAG GACTGCCTGGGGCCCGCCCACCCGGAGCCACAGCTCAGCACCTTCCGGGCCTGCTCGCCAGCCCTACCCTCCAAGCTTGGTGCCAGTCCGAG CACCCCATGCGCACCGTGTGCCCCCAGGAAGCCCCAAGGCGATGCCAGGAAATGCCGGAAAGTCTATGGCACAGACCGCCGGGACCTGTGGTGCACTGCCTGCCGCTGGAAGAAGGCCTGCCGGCGTCTCCCGGACTGA
- the SLC2A4RG gene encoding SLC2A4 regulator isoform X8 produces the protein MEAPRPPAPGLGCGRLPLRAAGRDPAAAPVSVPGPLQGPAGGGGGGFAGSEFARPQEPEPRAADLGAPGLWAGPPTRSVHIPVPAQRAPPGKSRLDEVMAAVALTSLSNSRLLLGAPTAACSPEPGLEPWKEGFVRPPGSWGWDLAAEQSSPSAPSPPLPPEAAHFLLGEPARRKRKSSVQALFQCLWKQCGKVLSTASGMQRHVRLVHLGRQAEPEQSDGEEDFYYTELDAGVETLTEGLSSLTPVSPVACGPPAFPHLGLPEAPALPPTPVVGSAVPTKVCHSDHAYQAGEVTGRTWEPVSGRSLGEQGHSCASPQDCLGPAHPEPQLSTFRACSPALPSKLGASPRKPQGDARKCRKVYGTDRRDLWCTACRWKKACRRLPD, from the exons ATGGAGGCCCCGCGCCCCCCAGCGCCCGGCCTGGGGTGCGGGCGCCTCCCGCTCCGCGCCGCTGGCCGGGACCCCGCGGCCGCGCCGGTATCAGTGCCCGGGCCGCTGCAG GGCCCTGCCGGGGGCGGAGGCGGAGGTTTTGCGGGCTCGGAGTTCGCGCGGCCGCAGGAGCCGGAGCCGCGGGCCGCGGACCTAGGGGCCCCGGGGCTGTGGGCTGGGCCCCCGACGCGGTCCGTGCACATCCCGGTGCCGGCGCAGAG AGCTCCCCCTGGGAAGTCTCGGCTGGATGAGGTCATGGCCGCTGTGGCCCTCACAAGCCTGTCCAACAGCCGCCTCCTGCTGGGGGCCCCCACTGCAGCCTGCAGCCCGG AGCCTGGCCTGGAGCCCTGGAAGGAAGGCTTTGTGCGGCCCCCGGGCAGCTGGGGCTGGGACCTGGCCGCTGAGCAGTCCTCTCCATCCGCCCCATCGCCCCCACTGCCCCCTGAGGCAGCCCATTTCCTGTTGGGAGAGCCTGCCCGGAGGAAGCGAAAG AGCTCGGTGCAGGCCCTGTTCCAGTGTCTGTGGAAGCAGTGCGGGAAGGTGCTGAGCACAGCCTCCGGGATGCAGAGACACGTCCGCCTGGTGCACCTGGG gAGGCAGGCGGAGCCAGAACAGAGTGACGGTGAGGAGGACTTCTACTACACGGAGCTGGACGCTGGCGTGGAGACACTGACCGAGGGGCTCTCCAGCCTGACCCCAGTGTCCCCTGTGGCCTGTGGGCCACCTGCTTTCCCCCACCTGGGACTGCCTGAGGCCCCcgccctgcccccaacccccgtTGTGGGCTCTGCAGTCCCCACCAAGGTGTGCCACAGTGATCATGCCTACCAGGCGGGTGAGGTCACAGGCAGGACGTGGGAGCCCGTCTCTGGGCGCTCCCTAGGGGAGCAAGGCCACAGCTGTGCCTCCCCCCAGGACTGCCTGGGGCCCGCCCACCCGGAGCCACAGCTCAGCACCTTCCGGGCCTGCTCGCCAGCCCTACCCTCCAAGCTTGGTGCCAGTCCGAG GAAGCCCCAAGGCGATGCCAGGAAATGCCGGAAAGTCTATGGCACAGACCGCCGGGACCTGTGGTGCACTGCCTGCCGCTGGAAGAAGGCCTGCCGGCGTCTCCCGGACTGA
- the SLC2A4RG gene encoding SLC2A4 regulator isoform X4: MEAPRPPAPGLGCGRLPLRAAGRDPAAAPVSVPGPLQGPAGGGGGGFAGSEFARPQEPEPRAADLGAPGLWAGPPTRSVHIPVPAQRAPPGKSRLDEVMAAVALTSLSNSRLLLGAPTAACSPEPGLEPWKEGFVRPPGSWGWDLAAEQSSPSAPSPPLPPEAAHFLLGEPARRKRKSSVQALFQCLWKQCGKVLSTASGMQRHVRLVHLGRRQAEPEQSDGEEDFYYTELDAGVETLTEGLSSLTPVSPVACGPPAFPHLGLPEAPALPPTPVVGSAVPTKVCHSDHAYQAGEVTGRTWEPVSGRSLGEQGHSCASPQDCLGPAHPEPQLSTFRACSPALPSKLGASPRKPQGDARKCRKVYGTDRRDLWCTACRWKKACRRLPD, translated from the exons ATGGAGGCCCCGCGCCCCCCAGCGCCCGGCCTGGGGTGCGGGCGCCTCCCGCTCCGCGCCGCTGGCCGGGACCCCGCGGCCGCGCCGGTATCAGTGCCCGGGCCGCTGCAG GGCCCTGCCGGGGGCGGAGGCGGAGGTTTTGCGGGCTCGGAGTTCGCGCGGCCGCAGGAGCCGGAGCCGCGGGCCGCGGACCTAGGGGCCCCGGGGCTGTGGGCTGGGCCCCCGACGCGGTCCGTGCACATCCCGGTGCCGGCGCAGAG AGCTCCCCCTGGGAAGTCTCGGCTGGATGAGGTCATGGCCGCTGTGGCCCTCACAAGCCTGTCCAACAGCCGCCTCCTGCTGGGGGCCCCCACTGCAGCCTGCAGCCCGG AGCCTGGCCTGGAGCCCTGGAAGGAAGGCTTTGTGCGGCCCCCGGGCAGCTGGGGCTGGGACCTGGCCGCTGAGCAGTCCTCTCCATCCGCCCCATCGCCCCCACTGCCCCCTGAGGCAGCCCATTTCCTGTTGGGAGAGCCTGCCCGGAGGAAGCGAAAG AGCTCGGTGCAGGCCCTGTTCCAGTGTCTGTGGAAGCAGTGCGGGAAGGTGCTGAGCACAGCCTCCGGGATGCAGAGACACGTCCGCCTGGTGCACCTGGG caggAGGCAGGCGGAGCCAGAACAGAGTGACGGTGAGGAGGACTTCTACTACACGGAGCTGGACGCTGGCGTGGAGACACTGACCGAGGGGCTCTCCAGCCTGACCCCAGTGTCCCCTGTGGCCTGTGGGCCACCTGCTTTCCCCCACCTGGGACTGCCTGAGGCCCCcgccctgcccccaacccccgtTGTGGGCTCTGCAGTCCCCACCAAGGTGTGCCACAGTGATCATGCCTACCAGGCGGGTGAGGTCACAGGCAGGACGTGGGAGCCCGTCTCTGGGCGCTCCCTAGGGGAGCAAGGCCACAGCTGTGCCTCCCCCCAGGACTGCCTGGGGCCCGCCCACCCGGAGCCACAGCTCAGCACCTTCCGGGCCTGCTCGCCAGCCCTACCCTCCAAGCTTGGTGCCAGTCCGAG GAAGCCCCAAGGCGATGCCAGGAAATGCCGGAAAGTCTATGGCACAGACCGCCGGGACCTGTGGTGCACTGCCTGCCGCTGGAAGAAGGCCTGCCGGCGTCTCCCGGACTGA
- the SLC2A4RG gene encoding SLC2A4 regulator isoform X3, with the protein MEAPRPPAPGLGCGRLPLRAAGRDPAAAPVSVPGPLQGPAGGGGGGFAGSEFARPQEPEPRAADLGAPGLWAGPPTRSVHIPVPAQRAPPGKSRLDEVMAAVALTSLSNSRLLLGAPTAACSPEPGLEPWKEGFVRPPGSWGWDLAAEQSSPSAPSPPLPPEAAHFLLGEPARRKRKSSVQALFQCLWKQCGKVLSTASGMQRHVRLVHLGRRQAEPEQSDGEEDFYYTELDAGVETLTEGLSSLTPVSPVACGPPAFPHLGLPEAPALPPTPVVGSAVPTKVCHSDHAYQAGLPGARPPGATAQHLPGLLASPTLQAWCQSEHPMRTVCPQEAPRRCQEMPESLWHRPPGPVVHCLPLEEGLPASPGLSARHMPVPPTSRCRGHIPLPLGL; encoded by the exons ATGGAGGCCCCGCGCCCCCCAGCGCCCGGCCTGGGGTGCGGGCGCCTCCCGCTCCGCGCCGCTGGCCGGGACCCCGCGGCCGCGCCGGTATCAGTGCCCGGGCCGCTGCAG GGCCCTGCCGGGGGCGGAGGCGGAGGTTTTGCGGGCTCGGAGTTCGCGCGGCCGCAGGAGCCGGAGCCGCGGGCCGCGGACCTAGGGGCCCCGGGGCTGTGGGCTGGGCCCCCGACGCGGTCCGTGCACATCCCGGTGCCGGCGCAGAG AGCTCCCCCTGGGAAGTCTCGGCTGGATGAGGTCATGGCCGCTGTGGCCCTCACAAGCCTGTCCAACAGCCGCCTCCTGCTGGGGGCCCCCACTGCAGCCTGCAGCCCGG AGCCTGGCCTGGAGCCCTGGAAGGAAGGCTTTGTGCGGCCCCCGGGCAGCTGGGGCTGGGACCTGGCCGCTGAGCAGTCCTCTCCATCCGCCCCATCGCCCCCACTGCCCCCTGAGGCAGCCCATTTCCTGTTGGGAGAGCCTGCCCGGAGGAAGCGAAAG AGCTCGGTGCAGGCCCTGTTCCAGTGTCTGTGGAAGCAGTGCGGGAAGGTGCTGAGCACAGCCTCCGGGATGCAGAGACACGTCCGCCTGGTGCACCTGGG caggAGGCAGGCGGAGCCAGAACAGAGTGACGGTGAGGAGGACTTCTACTACACGGAGCTGGACGCTGGCGTGGAGACACTGACCGAGGGGCTCTCCAGCCTGACCCCAGTGTCCCCTGTGGCCTGTGGGCCACCTGCTTTCCCCCACCTGGGACTGCCTGAGGCCCCcgccctgcccccaacccccgtTGTGGGCTCTGCAGTCCCCACCAAGGTGTGCCACAGTGATCATGCCTACCAGGCGG GACTGCCTGGGGCCCGCCCACCCGGAGCCACAGCTCAGCACCTTCCGGGCCTGCTCGCCAGCCCTACCCTCCAAGCTTGGTGCCAGTCCGAG CACCCCATGCGCACCGTGTGCCCCCAGGAAGCCCCAAGGCGATGCCAGGAAATGCCGGAAAGTCTATGGCACAGACCGCCGGGACCTGTGGTGCACTGCCTGCCGCTGGAAGAAGGCCTGCCGGCGTCTCCCGGACTGAGTGCTCGGCACATGCCTGTACCCCCCACCAGCCGCTGCAGGGGACACATCCCCCTCCCCCTGGGCCTCTAG
- the SLC2A4RG gene encoding SLC2A4 regulator isoform X2: protein MEAPRPPAPGLGCGRLPLRAAGRDPAAAPVSVPGPLQGPAGGGGGGFAGSEFARPQEPEPRAADLGAPGLWAGPPTRSVHIPVPAQRAPPGKSRLDEVMAAVALTSLSNSRLLLGAPTAACSPEPGLEPWKEGFVRPPGSWGWDLAAEQSSPSAPSPPLPPEAAHFLLGEPARRKRKSSVQALFQCLWKQCGKVLSTASGMQRHVRLVHLGRQAEPEQSDGEEDFYYTELDAGVETLTEGLSSLTPVSPVACGPPAFPHLGLPEAPALPPTPVVGSAVPTKVCHSDHAYQAGEVTGRTWEPVSGRSLGEQGHSCASPQDCLGPAHPEPQLSTFRACSPALPSKLGASPSTPCAPCAPRKPQGDARKCRKVYGTDRRDLWCTACRWKKACRRLPD from the exons ATGGAGGCCCCGCGCCCCCCAGCGCCCGGCCTGGGGTGCGGGCGCCTCCCGCTCCGCGCCGCTGGCCGGGACCCCGCGGCCGCGCCGGTATCAGTGCCCGGGCCGCTGCAG GGCCCTGCCGGGGGCGGAGGCGGAGGTTTTGCGGGCTCGGAGTTCGCGCGGCCGCAGGAGCCGGAGCCGCGGGCCGCGGACCTAGGGGCCCCGGGGCTGTGGGCTGGGCCCCCGACGCGGTCCGTGCACATCCCGGTGCCGGCGCAGAG AGCTCCCCCTGGGAAGTCTCGGCTGGATGAGGTCATGGCCGCTGTGGCCCTCACAAGCCTGTCCAACAGCCGCCTCCTGCTGGGGGCCCCCACTGCAGCCTGCAGCCCGG AGCCTGGCCTGGAGCCCTGGAAGGAAGGCTTTGTGCGGCCCCCGGGCAGCTGGGGCTGGGACCTGGCCGCTGAGCAGTCCTCTCCATCCGCCCCATCGCCCCCACTGCCCCCTGAGGCAGCCCATTTCCTGTTGGGAGAGCCTGCCCGGAGGAAGCGAAAG AGCTCGGTGCAGGCCCTGTTCCAGTGTCTGTGGAAGCAGTGCGGGAAGGTGCTGAGCACAGCCTCCGGGATGCAGAGACACGTCCGCCTGGTGCACCTGGG gAGGCAGGCGGAGCCAGAACAGAGTGACGGTGAGGAGGACTTCTACTACACGGAGCTGGACGCTGGCGTGGAGACACTGACCGAGGGGCTCTCCAGCCTGACCCCAGTGTCCCCTGTGGCCTGTGGGCCACCTGCTTTCCCCCACCTGGGACTGCCTGAGGCCCCcgccctgcccccaacccccgtTGTGGGCTCTGCAGTCCCCACCAAGGTGTGCCACAGTGATCATGCCTACCAGGCGGGTGAGGTCACAGGCAGGACGTGGGAGCCCGTCTCTGGGCGCTCCCTAGGGGAGCAAGGCCACAGCTGTGCCTCCCCCCAGGACTGCCTGGGGCCCGCCCACCCGGAGCCACAGCTCAGCACCTTCCGGGCCTGCTCGCCAGCCCTACCCTCCAAGCTTGGTGCCAGTCCGAG CACCCCATGCGCACCGTGTGCCCCCAGGAAGCCCCAAGGCGATGCCAGGAAATGCCGGAAAGTCTATGGCACAGACCGCCGGGACCTGTGGTGCACTGCCTGCCGCTGGAAGAAGGCCTGCCGGCGTCTCCCGGACTGA
- the LIME1 gene encoding lck-interacting transmembrane adapter 1: MRLQRVGEVACGDGCKGAAAARAECLWGDGAGLKGRKWGWGARQPWPASHGTEEPPRQASARLWLPRMEPKVPWASPVLWVLGCFALLLCLWALCTACHSKQGQRHQARLESSVMPAEVSLLRHRHVCSLSKSDSKLHELCGGPRGCRAPRPASMDLLCPQWLEVSRGSTRPVAAFSHRELSPATPTAIAVPSIGPEATYSNVGPAALTRASLAASPVVWAGARLTSSCARPGPEARPMVAEYACIQKLKGTDLRPQGLEQVKAEGTPAIQVDILYSRVSKPKRRDPGPATDQSDLKGRGSILAPGSDLAYGALPLRGLGMDNGLLENVYESIQEMGGPQCLGPPSSSY; this comes from the exons ATGAGGCTGCAGCGAGTGGGCGAGGTCGCCTGCGGTGATGGCTGCAAAGGAGCAGCTGCAGCAAGGGCTGAGTGTCTGTGGGGAGATGGGGCAGGACTCAAAGgcaggaagtgggggtggggtgcaagACAGCCCTGGCCTGCCTCACACGGCACGGAGGAGCCGCCTCGCCAGGCCTCG GCCCGTCTGTGGCTTCCCAGGATGGAGCCAAAGGTGCCCTGGGCCTctcctgtcctctgggtcctaGGGTGCTTCGCCCTGCTCCTGTGTCTATGGGCACTGTGCACAGCCTGCCACAG TAAGCAGGGACAGAGACACCAGGCCAGGCTGGAGAGCAGTGTGATGCCAGCAGAAGTG TCACTGCTGAGACACCGCCACGTCTGCTCCCTCAGCAAGTCAGACAGCAAATTGCATGAGCTGTGCGGGGGTCCCAGGGGCTGCAGAG CCCCTCGGCCTGCCAGCATGGATCTCCTGTGTCCACAATGGTTGGAGGTGTCCAGAGGCTCCACCAGGCCTGTGGCAGCCTTCTCACACCGGGAGCTGTCCCCAGCCACGCCTACTGCCATTGCTGTGCCCTCCATTGGCCCTGAGGCCACCTATTCCAATGTGGGGCCGGCTGCACTCACCAGGGCCAGCCTGGCAGCCAGCCCTGTAGTGTGGGCAGGGGCACGGCTGACCAGCAGCTGTGCCAGGCCTGGGCCTGAGGCCAGACCCATGGTGGCTGAGTATGCCTGCATCCAGAAGCTCAAGGGAACAGATCTGAGACCCCAAGGCCTGGAGCAGGTGAAGGCTGAGGGGACCCCAGCCATTCAG gTGGACATCCTATACTCCAGGGTCAGCAAGCCCAAAAGGAGGGACCCAGGACCTGCCACTGATCAGTCAGACCTGAAGGGCAGGGGATCAATCCTGGCTCCGGGTAGTGACCTGGCCTACGGGGCGCTCCCACTCAGGGGCCTGGGCATGGACAATGGCCTCCTGGAGAACGTGTATGAGAGCATCCAGGAGATGGGGGGCCCTCAGTGCCTAGGGCCCCCCAGCTCTAGCTATTAG
- the SLC2A4RG gene encoding SLC2A4 regulator isoform X5 — protein MEAPRPPAPGLGCGRLPLRAAGRDPAAAPVSVPGPLQGPAGGGGGGFAGSEFARPQEPEPRAADLGAPGLWAGPPTRSVHIPVPAQRAPPGKSRLDEVMAAVALTSLSNSRLLLGAPTAACSPEPGLEPWKEGFVRPPGSWGWDLAAEQSSPSAPSPPLPPEAAHFLLGEPARRKRKSSVQALFQCLWKQCGKVLSTASGMQRHVRLVHLGRRQAEPEQSDGEEDFYYTELDAGVETLTEGLSSLTPVSPVACGPPAFPHLGLPEAPALPPTPVVGSAVPTKVCHSDHAYQAGLPGARPPGATAQHLPGLLASPTLQAWCQSEEAPRRCQEMPESLWHRPPGPVVHCLPLEEGLPASPGLSARHMPVPPTSRCRGHIPLPLGL, from the exons ATGGAGGCCCCGCGCCCCCCAGCGCCCGGCCTGGGGTGCGGGCGCCTCCCGCTCCGCGCCGCTGGCCGGGACCCCGCGGCCGCGCCGGTATCAGTGCCCGGGCCGCTGCAG GGCCCTGCCGGGGGCGGAGGCGGAGGTTTTGCGGGCTCGGAGTTCGCGCGGCCGCAGGAGCCGGAGCCGCGGGCCGCGGACCTAGGGGCCCCGGGGCTGTGGGCTGGGCCCCCGACGCGGTCCGTGCACATCCCGGTGCCGGCGCAGAG AGCTCCCCCTGGGAAGTCTCGGCTGGATGAGGTCATGGCCGCTGTGGCCCTCACAAGCCTGTCCAACAGCCGCCTCCTGCTGGGGGCCCCCACTGCAGCCTGCAGCCCGG AGCCTGGCCTGGAGCCCTGGAAGGAAGGCTTTGTGCGGCCCCCGGGCAGCTGGGGCTGGGACCTGGCCGCTGAGCAGTCCTCTCCATCCGCCCCATCGCCCCCACTGCCCCCTGAGGCAGCCCATTTCCTGTTGGGAGAGCCTGCCCGGAGGAAGCGAAAG AGCTCGGTGCAGGCCCTGTTCCAGTGTCTGTGGAAGCAGTGCGGGAAGGTGCTGAGCACAGCCTCCGGGATGCAGAGACACGTCCGCCTGGTGCACCTGGG caggAGGCAGGCGGAGCCAGAACAGAGTGACGGTGAGGAGGACTTCTACTACACGGAGCTGGACGCTGGCGTGGAGACACTGACCGAGGGGCTCTCCAGCCTGACCCCAGTGTCCCCTGTGGCCTGTGGGCCACCTGCTTTCCCCCACCTGGGACTGCCTGAGGCCCCcgccctgcccccaacccccgtTGTGGGCTCTGCAGTCCCCACCAAGGTGTGCCACAGTGATCATGCCTACCAGGCGG GACTGCCTGGGGCCCGCCCACCCGGAGCCACAGCTCAGCACCTTCCGGGCCTGCTCGCCAGCCCTACCCTCCAAGCTTGGTGCCAGTCCGAG GAAGCCCCAAGGCGATGCCAGGAAATGCCGGAAAGTCTATGGCACAGACCGCCGGGACCTGTGGTGCACTGCCTGCCGCTGGAAGAAGGCCTGCCGGCGTCTCCCGGACTGAGTGCTCGGCACATGCCTGTACCCCCCACCAGCCGCTGCAGGGGACACATCCCCCTCCCCCTGGGCCTCTAG
- the SLC2A4RG gene encoding SLC2A4 regulator isoform X1 has protein sequence MEAPRPPAPGLGCGRLPLRAAGRDPAAAPVSVPGPLQGPAGGGGGGFAGSEFARPQEPEPRAADLGAPGLWAGPPTRSVHIPVPAQRAPPGKSRLDEVMAAVALTSLSNSRLLLGAPTAACSPEPGLEPWKEGFVRPPGSWGWDLAAEQSSPSAPSPPLPPEAAHFLLGEPARRKRKSSVQALFQCLWKQCGKVLSTASGMQRHVRLVHLGRRQAEPEQSDGEEDFYYTELDAGVETLTEGLSSLTPVSPVACGPPAFPHLGLPEAPALPPTPVVGSAVPTKVCHSDHAYQAGEVTGRTWEPVSGRSLGEQGHSCASPQDCLGPAHPEPQLSTFRACSPALPSKLGASPSTPCAPCAPRKPQGDARKCRKVYGTDRRDLWCTACRWKKACRRLPD, from the exons ATGGAGGCCCCGCGCCCCCCAGCGCCCGGCCTGGGGTGCGGGCGCCTCCCGCTCCGCGCCGCTGGCCGGGACCCCGCGGCCGCGCCGGTATCAGTGCCCGGGCCGCTGCAG GGCCCTGCCGGGGGCGGAGGCGGAGGTTTTGCGGGCTCGGAGTTCGCGCGGCCGCAGGAGCCGGAGCCGCGGGCCGCGGACCTAGGGGCCCCGGGGCTGTGGGCTGGGCCCCCGACGCGGTCCGTGCACATCCCGGTGCCGGCGCAGAG AGCTCCCCCTGGGAAGTCTCGGCTGGATGAGGTCATGGCCGCTGTGGCCCTCACAAGCCTGTCCAACAGCCGCCTCCTGCTGGGGGCCCCCACTGCAGCCTGCAGCCCGG AGCCTGGCCTGGAGCCCTGGAAGGAAGGCTTTGTGCGGCCCCCGGGCAGCTGGGGCTGGGACCTGGCCGCTGAGCAGTCCTCTCCATCCGCCCCATCGCCCCCACTGCCCCCTGAGGCAGCCCATTTCCTGTTGGGAGAGCCTGCCCGGAGGAAGCGAAAG AGCTCGGTGCAGGCCCTGTTCCAGTGTCTGTGGAAGCAGTGCGGGAAGGTGCTGAGCACAGCCTCCGGGATGCAGAGACACGTCCGCCTGGTGCACCTGGG caggAGGCAGGCGGAGCCAGAACAGAGTGACGGTGAGGAGGACTTCTACTACACGGAGCTGGACGCTGGCGTGGAGACACTGACCGAGGGGCTCTCCAGCCTGACCCCAGTGTCCCCTGTGGCCTGTGGGCCACCTGCTTTCCCCCACCTGGGACTGCCTGAGGCCCCcgccctgcccccaacccccgtTGTGGGCTCTGCAGTCCCCACCAAGGTGTGCCACAGTGATCATGCCTACCAGGCGGGTGAGGTCACAGGCAGGACGTGGGAGCCCGTCTCTGGGCGCTCCCTAGGGGAGCAAGGCCACAGCTGTGCCTCCCCCCAGGACTGCCTGGGGCCCGCCCACCCGGAGCCACAGCTCAGCACCTTCCGGGCCTGCTCGCCAGCCCTACCCTCCAAGCTTGGTGCCAGTCCGAG CACCCCATGCGCACCGTGTGCCCCCAGGAAGCCCCAAGGCGATGCCAGGAAATGCCGGAAAGTCTATGGCACAGACCGCCGGGACCTGTGGTGCACTGCCTGCCGCTGGAAGAAGGCCTGCCGGCGTCTCCCGGACTGA
- the SLC2A4RG gene encoding SLC2A4 regulator isoform X7, whose translation MEAPRPPAPGLGCGRLPLRAAGRDPAAAPVSVPGPLQGPAGGGGGGFAGSEFARPQEPEPRAADLGAPGLWAGPPTRSVHIPVPAQRAPPGKSRLDEVMAAVALTSLSNSRLLLGAPTAACSPEPGLEPWKEGFVRPPGSWGWDLAAEQSSPSAPSPPLPPEAAHFLLGEPARRKRKSSVQALFQCLWKQCGKVLSTASGMQRHVRLVHLGRRQAEPEQSDGEEDFYYTELDAGVETLTEGLSSLTPVSPVACGPPAFPHLGLPEAPALPPTPVVGSAVPTKDCLGPAHPEPQLSTFRACSPALPSKLGASPRKPQGDARKCRKVYGTDRRDLWCTACRWKKACRRLPD comes from the exons ATGGAGGCCCCGCGCCCCCCAGCGCCCGGCCTGGGGTGCGGGCGCCTCCCGCTCCGCGCCGCTGGCCGGGACCCCGCGGCCGCGCCGGTATCAGTGCCCGGGCCGCTGCAG GGCCCTGCCGGGGGCGGAGGCGGAGGTTTTGCGGGCTCGGAGTTCGCGCGGCCGCAGGAGCCGGAGCCGCGGGCCGCGGACCTAGGGGCCCCGGGGCTGTGGGCTGGGCCCCCGACGCGGTCCGTGCACATCCCGGTGCCGGCGCAGAG AGCTCCCCCTGGGAAGTCTCGGCTGGATGAGGTCATGGCCGCTGTGGCCCTCACAAGCCTGTCCAACAGCCGCCTCCTGCTGGGGGCCCCCACTGCAGCCTGCAGCCCGG AGCCTGGCCTGGAGCCCTGGAAGGAAGGCTTTGTGCGGCCCCCGGGCAGCTGGGGCTGGGACCTGGCCGCTGAGCAGTCCTCTCCATCCGCCCCATCGCCCCCACTGCCCCCTGAGGCAGCCCATTTCCTGTTGGGAGAGCCTGCCCGGAGGAAGCGAAAG AGCTCGGTGCAGGCCCTGTTCCAGTGTCTGTGGAAGCAGTGCGGGAAGGTGCTGAGCACAGCCTCCGGGATGCAGAGACACGTCCGCCTGGTGCACCTGGG caggAGGCAGGCGGAGCCAGAACAGAGTGACGGTGAGGAGGACTTCTACTACACGGAGCTGGACGCTGGCGTGGAGACACTGACCGAGGGGCTCTCCAGCCTGACCCCAGTGTCCCCTGTGGCCTGTGGGCCACCTGCTTTCCCCCACCTGGGACTGCCTGAGGCCCCcgccctgcccccaacccccgtTGTGGGCTCTGCAGTCCCCACCAAG GACTGCCTGGGGCCCGCCCACCCGGAGCCACAGCTCAGCACCTTCCGGGCCTGCTCGCCAGCCCTACCCTCCAAGCTTGGTGCCAGTCCGAG GAAGCCCCAAGGCGATGCCAGGAAATGCCGGAAAGTCTATGGCACAGACCGCCGGGACCTGTGGTGCACTGCCTGCCGCTGGAAGAAGGCCTGCCGGCGTCTCCCGGACTGA